GCTGGTGGACGAGGTCCAGCGGGAACTGGCCAGGGTGAGCCTGGCCGAACGCGGCTACGCCTTGCTCAAATCGCGCGCAACAGGTCTCGCGAGTGAGGACTGGATTGCTGAACAGCGCGGCGGTCCGGATATGAAAACCGTTTTTGAAACCGAAAACGGCGACACGCTGGACACGGTCCTGGTCGACAAGTTTTTCACCTATCCGGGCTTCCACCTGTCCGTCTTGCCCAATCTGGCTGGTATCCGGGCGGAACTGGAACGCGACAAGTGGGTCTTTGGTGAAATCGGCGAAGTCGATGCTTTCGAGGATCAGTACCAGTCTCTGCCCGGTGAGATCCTGGCGCTCTATACCAAGGAATTCATCGAGGCTTGGGAAGAGGCGCTCGGCAATCTGAAATTCAAGTCGATGCGCAACGACAAGCCGCTTTACACCACGCTTCAGGCGGTGTCGGCGCCGACGTCGCCCGTCGTACAGCTGTTGGAAAGCCTGCGCCGGGAAACGCTGCTGACACAGGACCTGTCCAGCGAAGGGATTGCCGGGAACCTGACGGGCGGCAACGCCCAGGAAGCAGGTTCGGAAGCCGCCCAGAAGATCTTTCAACGCTACGTGCTGGATGCGTCTGGCGGCCTGAAACGCATTGGTCTGGAAGCGGGCCTTCAGGTGCTGGCACCGGATGGTCTGCAAGGTGCGATCGGCGGGGCGACAGGTGCTGGCGGTCCGGCAATCATTCCGGGCAAGGCCATCGAGGATCATTTCCGCCGCTATCACGAACTGGTGGAAGGGCAGAACAATCGCAAGATCGATGCCCTGCTTCTGAACTTCAAGAACATTCTGGACAATCTCCTGGTCGTTGCCAACAACCCGCTGCAAAGCGAAACCGCGAACAACAATGTCCAGATCCAGGCTTCGCTTCTGCGCAGCAATGCGACGCGTTTTCCGCCACCCTTTGACACGCTTATCCAGCGCGCCGCGCGGGAATTTGACGAGGAATTCAAGGAGACCTCGATTACCCAGCTGAACGAAAAACTCAGCACACAGGTGGTCGGGGAATGCAAACGGATCGTCGGACGCAATTACCCGTTCGAAAACGGGCGGTCCGAAGTGCCCATGACCGAATTTGCCAAGCTGTTTTCACCGTCCGGGATCATGCAGCGCTTCTTTGATGAGAACCTCAAGGGCCTGGTGGATACGTCGACGCGGCCCTGGAACTGGAAACCGGAGGTCTCACAGGCAGATCGGTTGTCCAACGCGACCCTGCGCCAGTTCGAGCGGGCGGACCTTATCAAGCAGGCTTTCTTCCCGACCGGAAACGCGTTTCCGTCAGTTGGGCTGCAGGTGGTGCCCAGATCGCTCTCCCAACAGGCGGAATCGGCCAGCCTGGAAGTCAATGGCAACGTGGTTTTTGTTTCGCGAGGCGCCGGGTTCAATGCCGAAATCCAGCCGGTGCCCTCCAATTTCGACTGGCCGAGCAACACGGCGACGCCGCGCGTGGTCCTCGTGATCCAGCCCGAAGTGCCGGGTTACAAGTCGCGCCAGGAAATCCACGGAGACTGGGCGTTCTACCGTTTCATCAAGGCCAACCGCGTCAGTTCGGGCCAGAACAAGTTTGTGGTCCGGAGAACGCTTGGCGGGCGGCAGGTTGCCTTCACGATAACCCTGCGAACGAAACCGAACCCGTTTTTCCTGTCGGCGGTCGGCGAGTTCAGTTGTCCGACGAGTTTCTGAGATGGCCGGCTATTTCGGCAAATTGCCGGCAAGAGCCGATTTCGTGATCGGGCAATGCCCGAAAGGCTTTTTGAAACTGTGGGAGCCCTTCCTGCTGAAGGGGCTTTCGCAATCCAGGCTGGATCTGAGCGACAGCTGGAAGGAGGCCTATATGACCATGCCCATCTGGCGGTTCGACGTCACGCTGCAGGACCGGGCGGGTCCGGACCCGGAAACGCGGATGGTGGCCGGGGCGTTCATGCCGAGCATCGACCGGGTGGGGCGGGAATACCCGTTGACGGTGGCCTCGGACATGAATGCTGATCAGGGGGCGCCGCCGGCGCACTGGTATGCAGCAGCAGAAGCGGTGCTTTTGAGCGCATTGCAGGAAGATGGACGTTTCGAGGACTTTCAAAGAGCG
This genomic interval from Labrenzia sp. VG12 contains the following:
- the tagF gene encoding type VI secretion system-associated protein TagF — protein: MAGYFGKLPARADFVIGQCPKGFLKLWEPFLLKGLSQSRLDLSDSWKEAYMTMPIWRFDVTLQDRAGPDPETRMVAGAFMPSIDRVGREYPLTVASDMNADQGAPPAHWYAAAEAVLLSALQEDGRFEDFQRAVAELPIPTGEAGHVAGEWTELPAMAGTDTVTVSNFRSRGGDRDFVFACKGLPDAGAFRWLILPEQIPEGQETAGVNHGRYHPEDHRT